The following proteins are encoded in a genomic region of Mycolicibacterium confluentis:
- the mddA gene encoding methanethiol S-methyltransferase, whose product MTRVLAVGYGAVCYLFFLVVFLYAIGFVGNVAVPRSIDNAVDAPLLQALLVNLALLTLFAVQHSVMARPAFKRWWTRYVPPAIERSTYVLLASLVLALLFWQWRTIPHVVWDVQNQPARLAVWVLFWAGWAIVLAATFMINHFELFGLRQVLAAWRAQPEAETGFQATLFYRVVRHPLMLGFLIAFWAAPTMTAGHLLFASVTTGYILIALQLEERDLLASLGSRYAAYRQTVPMLIPRPARRRKAPLAGGTITPAGHR is encoded by the coding sequence ATGACTCGCGTTCTCGCCGTCGGCTACGGCGCCGTCTGCTACCTGTTCTTCCTGGTGGTGTTCCTCTACGCCATTGGATTCGTCGGCAATGTGGCGGTGCCGCGCAGCATCGACAATGCCGTCGACGCGCCACTTCTGCAGGCGCTGCTCGTCAACCTCGCCCTTCTGACCCTGTTCGCCGTGCAGCACAGCGTGATGGCCCGTCCGGCGTTCAAACGGTGGTGGACGCGCTACGTACCGCCGGCGATTGAACGCAGCACCTACGTGCTCCTGGCCAGCCTGGTCCTCGCTCTGCTGTTCTGGCAGTGGCGGACAATCCCCCACGTCGTCTGGGACGTGCAGAACCAACCCGCCCGCCTCGCGGTGTGGGTGCTGTTCTGGGCCGGGTGGGCGATCGTGCTCGCCGCGACCTTCATGATCAATCACTTTGAGCTCTTTGGGCTGCGTCAGGTGCTGGCGGCCTGGCGGGCACAGCCTGAGGCCGAGACCGGATTCCAGGCCACCCTGTTCTACCGCGTGGTGCGGCACCCGCTGATGCTGGGATTTCTCATCGCCTTCTGGGCTGCCCCCACCATGACGGCCGGGCACCTGCTGTTCGCCTCGGTCACGACGGGCTACATCCTCATCGCGTTGCAACTTGAAGAGCGTGACCTGCTGGCGTCGTTGGGATCCCGCTATGCGGCCTACCGGCAGACGGTGCCCATGCTCATTCCTCGACCGGCGCGTCGCCGGAAGGCGCCCCTGGCTGGTGGCACGATCACCCCTGCCGGCCACCGATAG
- a CDS encoding SRPBCC domain-containing protein — MNPELDLSIERIIRAPRKAVWEAWTEPANLAQWWIPSPTLCRVDRLEVRPGGAFVTQMSDDGIAFVPHMDACFLLVEEFQRLVLTNAVDSRWRPANPAPIAMTAEITMRDHADGTDYRITARHKDPVAAARHAELGFAEGWGTVADQLARFAEHSH; from the coding sequence GTGAACCCCGAACTCGACCTCAGCATCGAGCGGATCATCCGCGCGCCCCGCAAGGCCGTATGGGAAGCGTGGACCGAACCGGCCAACCTGGCGCAGTGGTGGATACCGTCGCCCACGCTGTGTCGCGTCGATCGTCTGGAGGTCCGCCCGGGCGGCGCCTTTGTGACGCAGATGAGTGACGACGGCATCGCGTTCGTCCCTCATATGGATGCGTGTTTCCTGTTGGTGGAGGAATTCCAACGCTTGGTGCTCACCAACGCCGTCGACAGTAGGTGGCGCCCGGCGAACCCAGCTCCCATTGCGATGACCGCCGAGATCACCATGCGTGACCACGCTGACGGCACCGACTACCGCATCACCGCACGCCACAAGGACCCCGTCGCCGCAGCCAGACACGCAGAACTCGGCTTCGCCGAGGGCTGGGGAACCGTCGCCGACCAACTCGCGCGATTCGCGGAACACTCGCATTGA
- a CDS encoding ArsR/SmtB family transcription factor, with translation MAQYSVELDGVFLALADPTRRAVIDQLGRGPASVGDLASEATMTLPSFMKHLRMLESTGLIHTTKVGRVRTCNLNRDRFTVVDDWLSQQRRTWLERTDRLEQFVTKTQGGEQP, from the coding sequence GTGGCACAGTATTCAGTTGAGCTGGACGGGGTGTTTCTGGCACTGGCGGATCCGACCAGACGGGCCGTGATCGACCAACTCGGTCGCGGGCCGGCGAGTGTCGGCGACCTGGCCAGCGAGGCCACGATGACGCTGCCGTCGTTCATGAAGCACCTGCGAATGCTGGAGTCGACCGGCTTGATTCACACGACGAAGGTCGGGCGGGTACGCACCTGCAACCTCAACCGGGACCGGTTCACGGTCGTCGACGACTGGCTGTCGCAGCAGCGTCGCACCTGGCTGGAGCGCACTGACCGGTTGGAGCAGTTCGTCACCAAAACCCAAGGAGGAGAACAGCCGTGA
- a CDS encoding thiamine-binding protein, which translates to MLVAFSVSPSGGDHDGSVGAAVAEAIRVVRASGLPNETNAMFTNIEGDWDEVMAVVKQAVDAVAAASPRVSLVLKADIRPGYTDQLTAKVERIEDALRE; encoded by the coding sequence ATGCTCGTCGCATTCAGCGTCAGCCCATCGGGCGGCGATCACGACGGCAGCGTCGGCGCGGCGGTCGCCGAGGCAATCCGCGTAGTCCGAGCATCCGGACTGCCCAACGAAACCAACGCCATGTTCACCAACATCGAAGGCGACTGGGACGAGGTGATGGCGGTGGTCAAACAGGCCGTGGACGCCGTCGCGGCCGCCTCGCCGCGAGTCAGCCTGGTGCTCAAGGCCGACATCCGACCGGGATACACCGACCAGCTCACTGCCAAGGTCGAACGCATCGAGGACGCGCTGCGCGAGTAG
- a CDS encoding PPOX class F420-dependent oxidoreductase, which produces MVAVPEGYESLLDRPLYGHLATVRPDSTPQVNAMWFAWDGEVLRFTHTNKRQKYRNIAANPTVAMSVIDPDNPYRYLEVRGVVEDIVPDPTGAFYLQLNDRYDGPLTEPPADKADRVILVVRPTAFSKQ; this is translated from the coding sequence ATGGTCGCCGTACCCGAGGGCTATGAATCCCTGCTCGACCGCCCGCTGTACGGGCATCTCGCCACCGTCCGCCCCGACAGCACCCCTCAGGTGAACGCGATGTGGTTCGCCTGGGATGGCGAGGTGTTGCGGTTCACCCACACCAACAAGCGACAGAAGTACCGCAACATCGCGGCCAATCCCACAGTGGCGATGTCGGTCATCGACCCCGACAACCCGTACCGCTACCTCGAGGTGCGCGGCGTTGTGGAGGACATCGTGCCCGACCCGACGGGCGCGTTCTACCTTCAACTCAACGACCGGTACGACGGACCGCTGACCGAACCGCCCGCCGACAAGGCCGACCGCGTCATCCTCGTGGTGCGCCCGACCGCTTTCAGCAAGCAGTAG
- a CDS encoding alpha/beta fold hydrolase translates to MKWASMPGNRPLSVLAALTLALAGCSQSQGTTQPPNAAEQSVPDASYASSPCPSPVVPGVPEADFGSDVVCGTLTVPENRSKADGRTITLTVARYPAQSADPDPEPMVYLHGGPGGTILPYGETLRKLGINRDRDVILVSERGTLLADPHLGCPEFDEVTEESKGVSSLDPALAARSVDAVRVCHDRLAAKGIDLTAYNTVENAADFADLRRAMGIESWHVYGVSYGTYVALQLIRDHPEGISSVVLDSVVPPQKNLLTNLWSSTAGGLNALFDACAAQSACATAYPDLAEEFSATVSRLSEDPLTVDLPATPDRPAQTVVLDGYKLANVAVLASMDATRYAGLPQMIHATARGDGRALAEAVAGGGQIPGLFSHGLKLGVLCGEFAPFTTREDIAAAGRKAFPAFPAEVLELQPQFGRPMDDCGVWDVSASDPKIAEPVHSDLPVLVMAGTFDAITQPSLADVVAETLPNSTVVRFPAIGHDVYEQSECGRAVTASFLKDPKSVAVECVAQMQIPEFTI, encoded by the coding sequence ATGAAATGGGCGTCCATGCCAGGCAATAGACCACTCAGCGTGCTCGCGGCACTGACCCTCGCGCTGGCCGGATGCTCACAGTCGCAGGGAACAACGCAGCCTCCGAATGCTGCCGAGCAGTCCGTTCCCGACGCCTCCTATGCGTCGTCACCGTGTCCGTCACCGGTGGTGCCGGGGGTGCCCGAGGCCGATTTCGGCTCCGACGTCGTGTGCGGGACCCTCACGGTTCCGGAGAATCGGTCGAAAGCCGACGGGCGCACCATCACCCTCACCGTCGCGAGATACCCGGCGCAGTCTGCTGATCCCGATCCCGAACCGATGGTCTATCTCCATGGCGGGCCCGGCGGCACGATCCTGCCGTACGGCGAAACCCTGCGGAAGCTGGGCATCAACCGCGACCGTGACGTGATCCTGGTCAGTGAGCGCGGCACGCTACTCGCCGACCCGCATTTGGGATGCCCGGAATTCGACGAGGTCACCGAGGAATCGAAGGGAGTGTCCTCGCTGGACCCCGCCTTGGCTGCGCGAAGCGTGGACGCGGTCCGCGTATGCCATGACCGACTGGCGGCCAAGGGGATTGATCTGACCGCCTACAACACCGTCGAGAACGCGGCCGACTTCGCCGACCTGCGCCGAGCGATGGGCATCGAGTCCTGGCACGTGTATGGCGTCTCCTACGGCACGTATGTGGCTCTGCAGTTGATCCGCGATCATCCCGAGGGGATCAGCAGTGTGGTCCTCGACTCCGTTGTCCCACCGCAGAAGAACCTGCTCACCAATCTGTGGAGCAGCACCGCCGGTGGCCTCAACGCCCTGTTCGACGCCTGTGCTGCGCAGTCGGCCTGTGCCACGGCCTATCCCGATCTCGCCGAGGAGTTCTCGGCCACGGTGAGCAGATTGTCGGAAGACCCTCTGACGGTTGACCTTCCGGCAACACCTGACAGGCCGGCGCAGACCGTCGTGCTCGACGGCTACAAACTGGCCAACGTTGCCGTGCTCGCGAGCATGGACGCCACGCGCTACGCGGGCCTACCTCAGATGATCCACGCGACGGCGCGTGGGGACGGACGCGCGCTCGCCGAGGCGGTGGCGGGAGGGGGTCAGATCCCAGGCCTGTTCAGCCATGGCCTCAAACTTGGCGTCCTGTGCGGTGAGTTCGCACCGTTCACTACGCGCGAGGACATCGCCGCCGCGGGGCGGAAGGCTTTCCCGGCATTCCCGGCCGAAGTCCTCGAGTTGCAGCCGCAGTTCGGTCGCCCGATGGACGACTGCGGGGTGTGGGACGTGAGCGCAAGTGACCCGAAGATCGCCGAACCGGTCCACAGCGATCTGCCCGTGCTCGTGATGGCGGGTACCTTTGATGCGATCACGCAGCCCAGCCTCGCCGATGTGGTCGCCGAGACGCTGCCCAACAGCACCGTGGTGCGGTTTCCCGCCATCGGTCACGATGTCTACGAGCAGTCGGAGTGTGGTCGTGCGGTGACGGCATCCTTCTTGAAGGACCCGAAATCGGTTGCGGTGGAATGTGTTGCACAGATGCAGATTCCGGAGTTCACCATCTGA
- a CDS encoding molybdopterin-containing oxidoreductase family protein translates to MAHETTVHKTLCAVCHNCCPIEVDVIDGRAVKVRGNKANRHYDGFSCVKGRGQLEYHYSPERLLHSLKRGPDGSYAPISSAQAMDEIASRLQDMIGEHGPRSISAYFGTQAFQAAGASMPVVKGFLAGIGTPMVFESVTIDQPGKAIAPALHGTWLGGRYGPDEADLLMLIGANPLVSMLGLPLGNHGKWLTNKLESGGQLIVIDPRRTETARRAHLFLQPLPGHDIAILAVMIKVILAEELIDTQFVADNVVGVADLRAAVEPFDPTAVAAAADLDAADLVTAARMYATASRGYIDAGTGPNMAQSGTLLEYLILNLGALCGNRRRAGEVVADPVSLYPPLPAVAQALPPYPPNGLGEAMRVRGLSLSAAGMPVSGLAEEILTPGEGQVRALFSIGGNPIAAWPDQIRTAEAMSALQLLVQIDPFMSHTARYADYVIAPRMPLETPHVSQILDYLQAAGIGPGAPYAYYGPAVLDTPEGSDLLSEWEFFYGLAQRMGVTIDAPHPLGLVEPIPLDMTHPPTEEELLDIVCQGSRIPLDVVRDHPDGLEGDLAAEPATVVLPGDPNTPTHLDVANAQMMADLADTAEDMVRTDTADMLLVSRREMHTTNSSYNAMAARGGRRHNPAYLNPADAARLGVEPDQLVCITSPRASVMALVSLDDSVRPGVVSMSHAYGNASPELDTPAQDGSSTARLADVTVAFDRYSGQPRMSAIPVTVTPAPR, encoded by the coding sequence ATGGCTCACGAGACGACGGTCCATAAAACGCTGTGCGCGGTCTGCCACAACTGTTGTCCGATCGAGGTTGATGTCATCGACGGGCGGGCCGTCAAAGTTCGTGGGAACAAGGCCAATCGGCACTACGACGGGTTCTCCTGCGTCAAAGGCCGAGGCCAGCTCGAGTATCACTACTCGCCGGAGCGGCTTCTGCACTCGCTCAAACGCGGCCCCGACGGAAGCTATGCGCCGATTTCGTCGGCGCAGGCCATGGACGAGATCGCCAGCCGACTGCAGGACATGATCGGCGAGCACGGGCCGCGCTCGATTTCGGCGTACTTCGGGACCCAGGCCTTTCAGGCGGCAGGTGCCTCGATGCCAGTGGTCAAGGGATTCCTGGCCGGTATCGGAACTCCGATGGTGTTCGAATCGGTGACCATCGACCAGCCCGGCAAGGCCATTGCGCCCGCGCTGCACGGCACCTGGCTCGGCGGCCGCTACGGTCCCGACGAGGCCGACCTGCTGATGCTGATCGGCGCGAACCCGCTCGTCAGCATGCTGGGACTGCCGTTGGGCAATCACGGCAAATGGCTGACCAACAAGCTCGAATCCGGCGGCCAGCTCATCGTCATCGACCCCCGACGCACGGAAACTGCCCGTCGCGCACATCTTTTCCTTCAACCGCTGCCGGGACACGACATCGCCATCCTGGCAGTGATGATCAAGGTCATCCTCGCCGAGGAGCTCATCGACACCCAGTTTGTGGCCGACAATGTCGTGGGTGTCGCGGACCTACGCGCTGCGGTGGAACCCTTCGACCCGACCGCCGTCGCCGCGGCTGCCGATCTGGACGCAGCCGACCTCGTGACCGCGGCCCGCATGTATGCCACAGCGTCCCGCGGGTACATCGACGCCGGAACGGGGCCCAATATGGCCCAGTCCGGGACGCTGCTGGAGTACCTGATCCTCAACCTCGGTGCGCTGTGCGGGAATCGGCGCCGCGCCGGCGAGGTTGTGGCCGACCCGGTGTCGCTGTATCCACCGCTGCCCGCGGTGGCCCAGGCGCTTCCGCCGTACCCGCCGAACGGGCTGGGGGAGGCCATGCGGGTCCGGGGCCTGAGTCTGTCCGCGGCGGGAATGCCGGTGTCGGGCCTGGCCGAGGAGATCCTGACCCCCGGGGAGGGGCAGGTGCGTGCCCTGTTCAGCATCGGCGGCAACCCGATTGCCGCGTGGCCGGATCAGATCCGGACGGCCGAGGCGATGTCGGCACTGCAACTGCTGGTGCAGATCGACCCGTTCATGTCGCACACGGCCCGCTATGCCGACTACGTCATTGCCCCGCGGATGCCTTTGGAGACACCGCATGTCAGCCAGATTCTGGACTATCTGCAGGCGGCTGGCATCGGGCCGGGCGCACCGTACGCCTACTACGGGCCGGCCGTCCTCGACACCCCCGAAGGCAGTGACCTGCTGAGTGAGTGGGAGTTCTTCTATGGCCTCGCGCAGCGGATGGGCGTCACGATCGACGCTCCGCATCCGCTGGGATTGGTCGAGCCGATACCGCTGGACATGACGCATCCGCCCACTGAGGAGGAACTCCTCGACATCGTGTGCCAGGGTTCGCGGATCCCACTGGACGTGGTCCGCGACCACCCCGACGGCCTCGAAGGTGACCTTGCCGCCGAACCCGCCACGGTGGTCCTGCCGGGTGACCCGAACACACCGACGCACCTCGATGTCGCCAACGCACAGATGATGGCCGACCTTGCCGACACCGCTGAGGACATGGTGCGCACCGACACCGCGGACATGCTGCTGGTCTCGCGGCGCGAAATGCACACCACCAACTCGTCTTACAACGCGATGGCCGCCCGGGGCGGGCGGCGTCACAACCCCGCCTATCTCAACCCCGCCGACGCGGCCCGCCTTGGCGTTGAGCCCGACCAACTGGTCTGCATTACGTCGCCCCGGGCCAGCGTGATGGCCCTCGTGAGCCTCGACGACTCCGTCCGACCGGGAGTGGTGTCGATGAGCCACGCCTATGGCAACGCGTCCCCGGAATTGGACACACCCGCGCAGGACGGTTCCAGCACCGCGCGGTTGGCCGATGTCACCGTCGCCTTCGACCGCTACTCGGGGCAACCGCGGATGAGTGCGATTCCGGTGACGGTGACTCCGGCACCGCGCTGA
- a CDS encoding MOSC domain-containing protein, which produces MRIVDIHIAPGRKIPTRSVPAVDAEAGKGLVGDRYHGAKHRHVTLQSRELLEHAAAELGHPIDPGATRRNVTVDAGDIPTRPGDRLRIGDVELEVVRIAAPCRLLDDWIAPGAARAMHARGGSVFRVLTSGQIRVGDDVELLPAD; this is translated from the coding sequence ATGCGCATCGTCGACATCCACATCGCGCCTGGACGCAAGATTCCGACGCGCTCAGTCCCCGCCGTCGACGCCGAGGCAGGCAAAGGATTGGTGGGCGACCGCTACCACGGCGCCAAACACCGACACGTCACCCTGCAGTCCCGCGAACTGCTGGAACACGCGGCAGCCGAACTCGGCCATCCCATCGATCCGGGTGCCACCAGACGCAACGTCACCGTCGACGCCGGGGATATCCCCACCAGACCCGGAGACCGGCTCAGGATCGGCGACGTCGAACTCGAAGTGGTGCGGATTGCGGCACCGTGCCGGCTGTTGGACGACTGGATCGCACCTGGCGCCGCCAGAGCGATGCACGCTCGGGGAGGGTCGGTGTTCCGGGTGCTGACCTCGGGACAGATCCGCGTCGGTGACGACGTGGAACTGCTGCCTGCCGACTGA
- a CDS encoding oxygenase MpaB family protein, translated as MKVEQGAGRPWQHFADYYYAGTPSKRRVDADREWYAKKWGHLTTMGDDAADRLAVAIIDKRVARADFEAALTNGVSDAVDFAPEIVEFIAPRQTLPACLDAEAIARGAKAYRRLPMPAWVAHGAIAGFIFGAISPNSSMTLSLNEAIVESTHKRYVETAKYVHDLLVDPAGSSAFQTGCRVRLVHGFVRTEISRHVQWNTEAYGTPINLAPMLVAAAVEGPWAVPLLEKQGYRLTAQEKDDIAMFSAYQSFLQGVPEEELLTTHDDYSDFLYFYLSSDSVPLPEDRPAAEKVLRPLIANGYPISSSQAVTDLFNAFILAETRRSFGPEISREWGIDVPAAGLVVAPIAGVLNRALGFARRMPLTRPLCDKLADNMVYSTMPQMVKRVTGSSDVKFDSAAKEERTPVGGAV; from the coding sequence ATGAAGGTCGAGCAGGGCGCCGGTAGGCCGTGGCAGCACTTCGCGGACTACTACTACGCGGGAACGCCGAGCAAGCGCCGCGTTGACGCCGACCGGGAGTGGTACGCGAAGAAGTGGGGCCACCTGACGACGATGGGCGATGACGCGGCGGATCGGTTGGCCGTGGCGATCATCGACAAGCGTGTCGCCCGGGCGGATTTCGAAGCCGCGTTGACCAACGGCGTGTCCGACGCAGTGGACTTCGCACCGGAGATCGTCGAGTTCATCGCGCCGCGTCAGACTCTGCCGGCCTGCCTGGACGCCGAAGCCATCGCCCGGGGCGCGAAGGCGTACCGCCGGTTGCCGATGCCGGCGTGGGTGGCCCACGGCGCCATCGCGGGGTTCATATTCGGTGCCATCTCACCGAACTCGTCGATGACGTTGTCGCTCAACGAAGCCATTGTCGAATCGACGCACAAACGCTATGTGGAGACCGCCAAGTACGTCCACGACCTGTTGGTGGACCCAGCGGGCAGCAGTGCGTTCCAGACCGGTTGCCGGGTGCGGCTCGTGCATGGCTTCGTCCGCACGGAGATCAGCCGGCACGTGCAGTGGAACACCGAGGCCTACGGCACCCCGATCAATCTGGCCCCGATGCTTGTTGCCGCGGCGGTCGAAGGGCCTTGGGCAGTACCGCTTCTGGAGAAGCAGGGCTATCGCCTGACCGCGCAGGAGAAGGACGACATCGCCATGTTCAGCGCCTACCAGTCGTTCCTGCAGGGTGTGCCCGAAGAGGAGCTGCTGACCACGCACGACGACTACAGCGACTTTCTCTACTTCTACCTGAGCAGCGACTCCGTCCCACTGCCGGAGGACCGGCCCGCTGCCGAGAAGGTGCTGCGACCGCTGATCGCCAACGGGTATCCGATCAGTTCCTCGCAAGCGGTGACGGACCTGTTCAACGCCTTCATCCTGGCCGAGACCCGGCGCAGTTTCGGTCCCGAGATCAGTCGCGAGTGGGGGATTGACGTCCCAGCAGCAGGTCTTGTCGTAGCTCCCATCGCAGGGGTGCTCAACCGTGCACTGGGCTTCGCCCGTCGCATGCCGTTGACCCGGCCGCTGTGTGACAAACTTGCCGACAACATGGTGTATTCGACGATGCCCCAGATGGTCAAGCGGGTCACAGGATCCAGCGACGTCAAGTTCGACTCGGCCGCCAAGGAGGAGCGAACCCCGGTCGGTGGCGCGGTATGA
- a CDS encoding TetR/AcrR family transcriptional regulator, translating to MRVGARELIVESAAAKFAEFGIDRVSLDEIAQAAHVHRSTLHRHFPDGRDALVIATLDHEAERAAARLVAAADAAPNAIDGLSDEFTELVMLSRNNQVVRHLAAQDVGKRAVLSNGATRMRALAAEHWERLAERARAEGYNVSSAPAEAVAGHVLRMSVSLVADPGDIQTPADVRRYAELFVTPALIWASAAE from the coding sequence ATGAGAGTCGGAGCGCGTGAGCTGATCGTCGAATCGGCGGCGGCGAAGTTCGCCGAGTTCGGCATCGACCGGGTGTCTTTGGATGAGATTGCCCAAGCCGCTCATGTGCACCGCAGCACCCTGCACCGACACTTCCCCGACGGTCGCGACGCCCTGGTCATCGCGACCCTCGATCACGAGGCGGAACGAGCTGCCGCCCGTCTGGTCGCGGCGGCCGATGCCGCCCCCAACGCCATCGACGGTCTCTCGGACGAGTTCACCGAGTTGGTCATGTTGTCCCGAAACAACCAGGTCGTGCGACACCTGGCGGCGCAGGACGTCGGCAAGCGGGCCGTCCTCAGCAACGGCGCCACCCGGATGCGGGCCTTGGCGGCGGAGCACTGGGAGCGCCTTGCCGAGCGTGCCCGTGCTGAGGGCTATAACGTCAGCTCCGCACCCGCTGAGGCCGTGGCCGGGCACGTGCTGCGGATGTCGGTGAGCCTGGTGGCCGACCCCGGTGACATCCAGACGCCGGCGGACGTGCGGCGCTACGCCGAGTTGTTCGTCACGCCGGCCCTCATCTGGGCTTCCGCCGCCGAATAA
- a CDS encoding TetR/AcrR family transcriptional regulator, with amino-acid sequence MRSRGWAGMTPDSDEEAVARILDAVDEVVAEHGAGIRLADVARRLGVTRQTVYRYFPNADALLIASAMRAVDGFIDQVVGHVSGVNDPITAVVDCVAFAVERLSGDPQLENLLSRRQEGEIVTSLTSPTATAFCLSLFRRLDVDWQLHGFNSAALEELAEMTLRTVQSLLTDPGQTPREGIVLRRFIARWLGPAILYPRTSSLSSY; translated from the coding sequence ATGCGTAGTCGCGGATGGGCAGGTATGACACCCGACTCCGACGAGGAGGCCGTCGCTCGAATCCTGGATGCCGTGGACGAGGTGGTCGCCGAACACGGAGCAGGGATTCGCCTCGCCGACGTCGCCCGCAGACTCGGGGTCACGCGTCAGACGGTGTACCGATACTTCCCCAATGCCGACGCGCTGCTGATCGCCAGTGCGATGCGTGCGGTCGACGGGTTCATCGATCAGGTGGTGGGACACGTCAGCGGAGTCAACGATCCGATCACTGCTGTCGTCGATTGCGTTGCGTTCGCCGTCGAACGCCTCTCCGGCGATCCCCAGCTGGAGAACCTGCTGTCCCGGCGACAAGAGGGCGAGATCGTCACCTCGCTGACCTCCCCCACAGCGACCGCATTCTGCCTGTCGCTGTTCCGCCGCCTCGATGTCGATTGGCAGCTTCACGGATTCAACAGCGCCGCGTTGGAAGAACTCGCCGAAATGACCCTGCGCACAGTGCAGTCCTTGTTGACCGACCCCGGTCAGACACCACGCGAAGGCATCGTATTGCGCCGCTTCATTGCTCGATGGTTGGGACCCGCGATCCTCTATCCGCGGACGTCATCGCTGTCCAGCTACTGA
- a CDS encoding cytochrome P450, whose protein sequence is MTATSTATNVFDAGLPTLDYSLTATPHDILADLRGAQSCAPVAIGPLGPEILSYEMSRDFLRDNRFRLPPGITLAAQGITSGPLFDKLANSLLGLDGAPHIRLRKLVSKAFTPRATSRLQATIQEVVNGLVDRVMDAGRCDVVTDIARPYPTPIICALLGAPPEDWQLFADWTEEIFKAFNFQTDVTFDEAAVMRAWGELDAYVDDMVAARRDSLADDLLSELIRAESDGDRLTLDELRGLVAGFLMAGTDTTRNQLAASVQVLCEHPDQWMRLRDQPELAMQAVEESMRHSPAACIVPRAATEDIEFGGYMFPKGTFVFANTFAANRDPAIYGEADRFDIARRDVPPILTFGGGAHYCLGANLARRELAEALVVLTRRLPAPRRIGPAPWKSVLGMTGPTTLPIEFTSERLVRADA, encoded by the coding sequence ATGACCGCGACCAGCACCGCCACCAACGTCTTCGACGCCGGCCTCCCGACGCTGGACTACAGCCTCACCGCCACCCCGCACGACATCCTCGCGGACCTCCGAGGAGCGCAGTCATGTGCCCCCGTCGCCATCGGGCCCCTCGGACCGGAGATCCTGTCTTACGAGATGTCTCGGGACTTCCTCCGCGACAACAGATTTCGACTTCCCCCTGGTATCACGCTGGCAGCACAGGGCATCACGTCGGGTCCACTGTTCGACAAGCTGGCCAACAGCCTGCTGGGTCTCGACGGCGCACCACACATTCGCTTGCGCAAACTGGTCTCCAAGGCGTTCACTCCACGGGCAACATCACGACTGCAGGCCACAATCCAAGAGGTGGTCAACGGACTGGTCGATCGGGTGATGGACGCCGGCCGGTGCGACGTCGTGACCGACATCGCGCGCCCCTACCCCACCCCGATCATCTGCGCGCTGCTCGGTGCACCCCCCGAGGATTGGCAGCTGTTCGCGGATTGGACCGAAGAGATCTTCAAGGCCTTCAACTTTCAGACGGACGTCACCTTCGACGAGGCCGCGGTCATGCGGGCGTGGGGCGAACTCGACGCCTACGTCGACGACATGGTCGCCGCGCGACGAGACTCTCTGGCCGATGACCTGCTGTCCGAGCTCATTCGCGCTGAGAGCGACGGCGACCGCCTGACTCTCGACGAACTCCGCGGGCTGGTGGCCGGCTTCCTGATGGCGGGCACGGATACGACGCGGAACCAACTGGCCGCGTCGGTGCAGGTGCTCTGCGAGCATCCGGATCAATGGATGAGGCTTCGCGACCAACCCGAGCTTGCGATGCAGGCGGTCGAGGAGAGCATGCGCCACTCACCGGCGGCCTGCATCGTGCCGCGCGCCGCCACCGAGGACATCGAATTCGGCGGCTATATGTTCCCGAAGGGGACCTTCGTCTTCGCGAACACCTTTGCCGCCAACCGTGACCCAGCGATCTACGGCGAAGCCGACCGCTTCGACATCGCGCGCAGGGATGTGCCCCCGATTCTGACCTTCGGCGGTGGTGCGCACTACTGCCTGGGTGCCAACCTCGCACGTCGCGAGTTGGCGGAAGCGCTCGTAGTCCTCACCCGCCGACTGCCTGCTCCGCGTCGCATCGGGCCGGCTCCGTGGAAGTCCGTGTTGGGAATGACCGGTCCGACAACACTTCCGATCGAATTCACCAGCGAAAGGCTGGTGAGAGCGGATGCGTAG